In one window of Vanrija pseudolonga chromosome 5, complete sequence DNA:
- the Strap gene encoding Serine-threonine kinase receptor-associated protein produces the protein MVAYPNGYGSSANASAALQNSNGNVHGGSATPTVKVQPLLCSGHTRPVVHLQFSNILQDGTYLLISACKDGNPMLRNWLGDWIGTFLGHKGAVWSTKISLDTSRAVTGSADFTAKIWDTNTGEALHTFAHNHIVRSVALNPQVQPQYLLTGGNEKKIRLFDLNRTDAQPLVLGSNPDGLSCEGVIRSIVWDEGQGGTVGVSAAEDGKVRWWDLRSLSQIGEVDLGGPINSMELAHGGGTLAVAQGKNVHFLDILRQHPPVSIGLPHEVTSASLHPFLRDRFVAGSSGDPWVRVYDLDSGAEREVYKGHHGPVLCASYSPDGEVYASGSEDGTIRLWQTQPGKSYGLWQTQD, from the exons ATGGTCGCCTACCCGAATGGCTATGGCTCGTCGGCCAACGCAAGTGCCGCCCTGCAGAACAGCAACGGCAATGTCCACGGCGGCTCGGCCACACCCACCGTCAAAGTCCAGCCCCTTCTGTGCTCGGGCCACACGAGGCCCGTGGTTCATCTCCAGTTCTCCAACAT CCTCCAGGATGGTACCTATCTCCTGATCTCGGCCTGTAAGGACGGCAACCCAATGCTGCGCAACTGGCTTGGCGACTGGATTGGCACCTTCCTTG GCCACAAGGGCGCAGTCTGGTCCACCAAGATCTCGCTCGACACATCGCGTGCTGTTACAGGATCCGCCGACTTTACTGC CAAGATTTGGGACACGAACACTGGCGAGGCGCTTCACACATTTGCGCACAACCACATTGTGCGGTCGGTTGCCCTCAACCCTCAGGTGCAGCCCCAATACCTCTTGACT GGCGGCAACGAGAAGAAGATTCGTCTCTTCGACCTCAACCGCACCGACGCCCAGCCCCTGGTTCTTGGCAGCAACCCCGATGGCCTGTCATGCGAGGGTGTTATCCGGAGCATTGTCTGGGACGAGGGCCAGGGCGGCACTGTTGGTGTTTCTGCGGCTGAAGACGGCAAGGTCCG TTGGTGGGACCTAAGGTCACTGTCGCAGATTGGTgaggtcgaccttggcggACCTATCAACTCGATGGAGCTGGCACACGGCGGCGGTACGCTAGCTGTTGCGCAGGGCAAGAATGTGCACTTCCTCGACATCCTGAGACAGCACCCTCCGGTTTCCATTGGCCTGCCTCACGAGGTGACATCGGCGTCGCTTCACCCCTTCCTGCGTGACCGTTTTGTCGCTGGCTCGTCTGGCGACCCCTGGGTGCGCGTGTACGACCTCGACTCgggcgcggagcgcgaggtgTACAAGGGCCACCACGGCCCTGTGCTGTGTGCGTCGTACtcgcccgacggcgaggtgtaCGCGAGTggcagcgaggacggcacGATCAGGTTGTGGCAGACGCAGCCTGGCAAGTCGTACGGACTGTGGCAGACGCAGGATTAG
- the sec-61 gene encoding Protein transport protein SEC61 subunit alpha, with translation MGFRLLELVRPFMSILPEVTAPERKVTFQHKVLWTATTLLIFLVMAQVPLYGIMSSDSSDPLYWLRVILASNRGTLMELGVTPVVTSGMIMQLLAGAQLIEVDFSLKDDRALFGSAQKLFALIIALGQATVYVLNGLYGQPSSLGLGVCLLLILQLVAAALIVILLDELLTKGYGLGSGISLFIATNICESIVWKAFSPNTVNTGRGPEFEGAVIALFHLLFTWNDKTRALKEAFYREKLPNMMNLLATIAVFAVVIYLQGFRVEIPIKSSKMRGQRATYPIKLFYTSNMPIMLESALTSNVFLVSQMLFNRFPDNLLVRLLGVWDSPDGSAQLSAVSGISYYMSAPHSITDALSDPFHTVVYLTFIVTACAIFSKTWIEVSGSGPRDVAKQLKDQNMTLAGHRDASIYKELKRIIPTAAAFGGATLGLLSFAADMMGAIGSGTGILMAVTIIYGYFELGLKEQAGLDAGGFQDMLF, from the exons ATGGGTT TCCGacttctcgagctcgtccgcccGTTCATGAGCATCCTCCCAGAGGTCACTGCTCCTGAGCGCAAG GTCACTTTCCAGCACAAGGTCCTCTGGACCGCTACCACGCTCCTTATCTTCCTCGTGATGGCACAGGTCCCCCTCTACGGCATCATGTCGTCCGACTCTTCGGACCCGCTGTACTGGCTCCGTGTCATTCTCGCCTCCAACCGTGGTACCCTCATGGAGCTCGGTGTCACCCCCGTCGTCACTTCGGGCATGATCatgcagctcctcgccggtGCCCAGCTCATTGAGGTCGACTTCAGCCTCAAGGACGACCGTGCCCTCTTCGGCTCGGCCCAGAAGC TCTTTGCCCTTATCATCGCTCTTGGCCAGGCTACCGTCTACGTCCTCAACGGCCTCTACGGCcagccctcgtcgctcggTCTCGGTGTCTGCCTCCTGCTCATTCTCCAGCTcgttgccgctgccctcatcgtcatcctcctcgatGAGCTCCTCACCAAGGGCTACGGTCTCGGCTCGGGTATCTCGCTTTTCATTGCTACCAACATTTGCGAGTCCATAGTCTGGAAGGCCTTCTCGCCCAACACTGTCAACACTGGCCGTGGCCCCGAGTTTGAGGGTGCCGTCATTGCCCTCTTCCACCTCCTCTTCACCTGGAACGACAAGACCCGTGCCCTCAAGGAGGCCTTCTACCGCGAGAAGCTCCCCAACATGATGAACCTGCTTGCGACCATTGCCGtcttcgccgtcgtcatctACCTCCAGGGCTTCCGCGTCGAGATCCCCATCAAGTCGTCCAAGATGCGTGGCCAGCGTGCTACCTACCCCATCAAGCTCTTCTACACCTCCAACATGCCCATCATGCTCGAGTCGGCCCTCACCTCGAACGTCTTCCTTGTCAGCCAGATGCTCTTCAACCGCTTCCCTGACAACCTCCTCGTTCGTCTCCTCGGTGTCTGGGACTCGCCCGACGGCTCGGCCCAGCTCTCGGCCGTTTCGGGTATCTCGTACTACATGTCGGCTCCTCACAGCATCACCGACGCCCTTTCGGACCCCTTCCACACGGTCGTCTACCTCACCTTCATCGTCACCGCCTGCGCCATCTTCTCCAAGACCTGGATCGAggtctcgggctcgggccCCCGTGACGTTGCCAAGCAGCTCAAGGACCAGAACATGACCCTCGCCGGCCACCGCGACGCCTCGATCTACAAGGAGCTCAAGCGTATCATCCCCACTGCTGCCGCTTTCGGTGGTGCCACCCTTGGTCTCCTCTCGTTCGCCGCCGACATGATGGGCGCCATTGGCTCTGGTACCGGTATCCTCATGGCCGTCACCATCATCTACGGCTACTTCGAGCTCGGCTTGAAGGAGcaggccggcctcgacgccggtggCTTCCAGGACATGCTCTTCTAA
- the smd1 gene encoding Small nuclear ribonucleoprotein Sm D1, protein MKLVRFLMKLNNETVTIELKNGTVIHGTITSVDPQMNTHLKSVKLTLRNHVPGTAPQHLDSIAVRGNNVRYYILPDSLPLDTLLVDDAPRAKKRKEGAAAAAASRGRGGPRGGRGGRGGPRGRGRGRGF, encoded by the exons ATGAAGCTCGTCAG GTTTTTGATGAAGCTCAACAACGAGACGGTCACGATCGAGCTCAAGAACGGGACCGTCATCCACGGAACGATCACTT CCGTCGACCCGCAGATGAACACGCACCTCAAGAGCGTCAAGCTCACGCTGCGCAACCACGTgcccggcacggcgccgcagcaCCTCGACTCGATCGCGGTGCGCGGCAACAACGTGCGGTACTACATCCTGCCCGACTCGCTcccgctcgacacgctgctggtcgacgacgccccgcgcgcaaagaagcgcaaggagggcgctgctgccgccgctgcctcgcgcggacgcggcggaccccgtggtggacgtggcggacgcggtggaccccgcggacgcggacgaggacgcggttTCTAA
- the CZF1_1 gene encoding Zinc finger protein 1, with translation MMRTFNFVSHHRQPIASSSAMEYPPPPPPPPPPPGAAEASSSSSSGVKRTRLGCLTCRKRRVKCDETKPTCNACRRLQKECTWQDAHAPSTRRLPRRPNATACEACRSRKLKCEGDPRNGACSRCEGAGLDCEWAASGSGSGRARPYDRPESERSVGHEFGGPPPGQPQPQSSAPSAQPSGPSPAQAYTPHPTHSSHHSHRSAPGGSVPSLVQEPSTAMADTEALVDRYFDSVHHFGFLSFIHQLRFKRLLAAGKAPRDLTMAMLANTLRFACDPTPENLARSDQLIDTVIHTLVPKALQGFGAVQLMTTILTHTCEVNRNNFASSWILTAISARMMQMMSLQTFDRTFPDDLSGAPLSPLLSREALRRLAWAVFYQDSMADGGNYGFQLIDVLAYRVQLPCNEQSFLGNDDVQTEPLYPRPHEKNPGVLGISGHLIRAAHLRRRALHLAFRVQNREAGVEELEREAMAMESQITEFVNTLPARYHFTADNTYLHHKRLPSYMVLHLLRHNLYIILGRAKLMLYKLDPRLEGLLPGVRKERVSHALPIAGIIEEGLKYNQPLDPHTAIQAYVALEILLFEPRRLAATDPTVNPRADNLMAAIPPLLQVIREIGRRSDMMRLLHVEAVHRMLRCDLLSLLTSYDLEAFSAEYRMVGTDEAEFNFRDFRFAKMERQRRGVADPRSTSSMQPESLLEYPDADTVSAHNPPSPRRGSASSQTHSQSHRREPQDPRDAVPGLVELQFLENFAAPPQGGLNPWLHSLDPVAGVQAGDLSWLLGPANDQSTWNTADPEFWNALVPGPVGPGQSFGAGGFQM, from the exons ATGATGCGCACATTCAACTTTGTCAGTCACCACCGACAACCCATCGCATCGAGCAGCGCGATGGAGTatccgccacctccgccgcctccaccgccgccgccaggagcagcagaggccagcagcagcagcagctcgggcgTCAAGCGCACGCGGCTGGGATGTCTGACGTGTCGCAAGCGACGG GTCAAATGCGACGAGACAAAACCGACGTGCAAcgcatgccgccgcctccagaAGGAGTGTACATGGCAGGACGCGCACGCAccgagcacgcgccgcctcccgcgccggccgaACGCTACGGCGTGCGAGGCGTGCCGGAGCCGCAAG CTCAAATGCGAGGGCGACCCGCGCAACggcgcctgctcgcgctgcgagggcgccgggctcgactgcgagtgggcggcgtctggctctggctctggccGCGCACGGCCGTACGACCGGCccgagagcgagcgcagcgtcgGGCACGAGTTTGgtggcccgccgccggggcagccgcagccgcagtcgtcggcgccgtcggcgcagccGTCAGGCCCGTCCCCGGCCCAAGCGTACACCCCGCACCCGACACACTCGAGCCATCACTCGcaccgctcggcgccgggcggaTCGGTGCCCTCCCTCGTGCAGGAGCCGTCGACGGCCATGGCGGATaccgaggcgctcgtcgaccgatACTTTGACAGCGTGCATC ACTTCGGCTTCCTCTCCTTCATCCACCAGCTGAGATTCAAGCGCCTCCTGGCCGCCGGCAAGGCGCCCCGCGACCTCACCATGGCGATGCTAGCCAACACGCTGCGGTTCGCGTGTGACCCGACGCCCGAGAACCTGGCGCGCAGCGACCAGCTCATCGACACGGTCATCCACACGCTCGTCCCCAAGGCGCTGCAGGGGTTCGGGGCGGTCCAGCTGATG ACCACCATCCTCACCCACACGTGCGAGGTCAACCGCAACAActttgcgtcgtcgtggatCCTGACGGCCATCTCGGCGCGCATGATGCAGATGATGTCGCTGCAGACGTTTGACCGCACGTTTCCCGACGACCTGTCGggcgcgccgctctcgccgctgctctcgcgcgaggcgctgcgccggctcgcATGGGCAGTGTTTTACCAGGACTCgatggccgacggcggcaactACGGCTTTCAGCTGATCGACGTGCTGGCGTACCGCGTCCAGCTGCCGTGCAACGAGCAGAGCTtcctcggcaacgacgacgtgcagACCGAGCCGCTGTACCCGCGCCCGCACGAGAAGAACcccggcgtcctcggcatctCGGGGCATCTcatccgcgccgcgcacctcCGCAGACGGGCGCTGCATCTCGCGTTTAGGGTGCAGAaccgcgaggccggcgtcgaggagctcgagcgcgaggccatGGCCATGGAGTCGCAGATCACAGAGTTTGTCAACACCCTCCCGGCAAGATACCACTTCACAGCAGACAACACGTACCTCCACCACAAGAGACTGCCATCGTACATGGTGCTGCATCTGCTCCGGCACAACCTGTACATTATCCTCGGGCGCGCCAAGCTCATGCTGTACAAGCTGGATCCACGGCTCGAAGGGCTGCTACCCGGCGTGAGGAAGGAGCGCGTGTCGCACGCCCTCCCGATTGCGGGGATCATTGAAGAGGGGTTGAAGTACAACCAGCCGCTTGACCCCCACACTGCGATCCAGGCGTATGTGGCGTTGGAGA tccTCTTGTTCGagccacgccgcctcgcggccaccGACCCGACCGTCAATCCCCGTGCAGACAACCTCATGGCTGCGATCCCGCCTCTGCTGCAGGTCATTCGTGAGATTGGTCGGCGGTCAGACATGATGCGGTTATTG CACGTCGAAGCAGTCCACCGCATGCTCCGCTGCgacctcctctccctcctgACCTCCTACGACCTCGAAGCCTTTTCCGCCGAGTATCGCATGGTCGGGACCGACGAGGCAGAGTTCAACTTCCGCGACTTCCGCTTCGCCAAGAtggagcgtcagcggcgtgGGGTGGCCGACCCGcgctcaacgtcgtcgatgcAGCCCGAATCGCTGCTCGAGTATCCAGACGCCGACACCGTGTCGGCGCACaacccgccgtcgccgcggcgcgggtcggcctcgagccaGACCCACAGCCAGAGCCACAGGCGCGAGCCGCAGGacccgcgcgacgccgtccccggcctcgtcgaACTCCAGTTCCTCGAGAACTTTGCCGCCCCGCCACAGGGCGGCCTGAACCCATGGctccactcgctcgaccccgtTGCCGGCGTGCAGGCCGGCGACCTCAGCTggctcctcggccccgcgAACGACCAGTCGACATGGAACACGGCCGACCCCGAGTTCTGGAACGCGCTCGTGCCCGGGCCTGTGGGGCCAGGCCAGAgctttggcgccggcgggttCCAGATGTAG
- the DUS3 gene encoding tRNA-dihydrouridine(47) synthase [NAD(P)(+)]: protein MTGGPQSRNEEKEDELRGRAGVAAVKAEYIVEPSSSTGKRSGAVDDDAAEAGGSREGGGGGGDKRQKNKKGFKTRTTAKGKPKGEAAIRICKAWETGVECPRGTGCKFQHSWDGYFEVKPHDVNYVPWATLVGEEPYVVKSEPVASEHDDLIGKTLDLGTTCPVFKELGYCPAGWRCRFLGAHVRRVTGEGPDGPLRLGHWEIGPKEDPAGTEGSHIKFKELNWTTPGMLKSLKQNSWPWDFSPKYLHHIEPQKEFTLNKKRDFYKKKAPAGEEDEESAMNEEEAMNAAPPVKTEPEEKGVIDGEAEAMDVPMRPEEKRRLNWENGLYLAPLTTVGNLPFRRLCVDYGATITISEMALAQPLVTGSAEEWALVRRHESEKMFGVQLAGGFPNRMVPAAELLAKELGPSGIDFVDINMGCPIDLIFQQGAGSALMDQPTRLGKILVGMNRALGEIPLTVKFRTGILNNKPNAHKLMPRYETEWGVSAMTLHGRSRQQRYSRLANWDYIKECVEVAREAVKDAGMAPIPIFGNGDCFSAQGYYEAKEKTGVDGVMLARGALIKPWLFTEIAERREWDISATERLEGIRKFAEYGLSHWGSDTLGVNLTRRFLCEALSFQHRYIPIGLLERMPPMINERPPSYKGRNELETLLASPYVGDWLKIAEMFLGPPDESFTFSPKHKSNAYGSEEAQG from the exons ATGACAGGAGGACCACAGAGCAGAAACGAAGAGAAGGAAGACGAGCTTCGAGGACGGGCAGGCGTCGCGGCAGTCAAGGCAGA GTACATTGTCgagccgtcctcgtccaccgGCAAGCGTAGCggcgctgtcgacgacgatgccgccgaggctggaGGAAGCAGagaaggcggcggtggcggtggtgacaAGCGTCAGAAGAACAAGAAGGGCTTCAAGACACGCACCACCGCAAAGGGCAAGCCGAAGGGCGAGGCCGCGATCCGGATCTGCAAGGCTTGGGAGACTGGCGTCGAGTGCCCCCGCGGCACGGGGTGCAAGTTCCAGCACAGCTGGGATGGATACTTTGAGGTCAAGCCTCACGACGTTAACTACGTCCCTTGGGCCACGCTGGTCGGCGAAGAACCTTACGTCGTCAAGTCGGAGCCAGTGGCtagcgagcacgacgacctgatcggcaagacgctcgacctcggtaCCACCTGCCCCGTATTCAAGGAGCTCGGGTACTGTCCTGCTGGGTGGCGGTGTcgcttcctcggcgcccatGTGCGCAGAGTAACGGGCGAGGGGCCGGACGGGCCATTGCGTCTCGGACACTGGGAGATCGGTCCAAAGGAGGATCCGGCGGGCACCGAGGGCTCGCATATCAAGTTCAAGGAGCTAAACTGGACTACGCCCGGGATGTTGAAGTCGCTGAAGCAGAACTCG tGGCCTTGGGACTTCTCACCAAAGTACCTCCACCACATCGAGCCGCAGAAGGAGTTTACGCTCAACAAGAAGCGCGACTTCTACAAGAAGAAGGCTCCTGCTGGTGAAGAGGATGAGGAGAGCGCGATgaacgaggaggaggccatgAACGCGGCACCACCTGTCAAGACTGAGCCCGAAGAGAAGGGCGTCattgacggcgaggccgaggcgatggACGTGCCGATGCGCCCGGAGGAGAAGCGGCGCCTGAACTGGGAGAACGGGCTGTACCTTGCGCCCTTAACGACTGTCGGCAACTTG CCCTTCCGCCGCCTGTGTGTCGACTACGGAGCAACGATCACCATCTCGGAGATggcgctcgcccagccgcTGGTGACTGGCAGCGCCGAGGAATGGGCCCTCGTTCGCCGCCACGAGTCGGAGAAGATGTTTGGTGTGCAGCTTGCCGGCGGCTTCCCCAACCGCATGGTCCCTGCTGCTGAgctgctcgccaaggagctcggcccTAGCGGCATCGACTTTGTGGACATCAACATGGGCTGTCCTATCGACTTGATCTTCCAGCAGGGCGCAGGCAGTGCTC TGATGGACCAGCCGACCCGTCTTGGCAAGATCCTTGTTGGCATGAACCGTGCCCTTGGCGAGA TCCCCCTGACCGTCAAGTTCCGCACTGGTATCCTCAACAACAAGCCCAATGCACACAAGCTGATGCCACGGTATGAGACCGAGTGGGGCGTCTCTGCCATGACT CTCCACGGTCGCTCGCGTCAGCAACGCTACTCGCGTCTTGCCAACTGGGACTACATCAAGGAGTGTGTCGAAGTCGCACGCGAGGCTGTCAAGGATGCGGGCATGGCGCCGATTCCCATCTTTGGCAACGGCGACTGCTTTTCAGCCCAGGGTTACTACGAGGCGAAGGAGAAGACGGGCGTTGATGGTGTCAtgctggcgcgcggcgcgctcatcaAGCCATGGCTCTTTACGGAGATTGCCGAGAGGCGAGAGTGGGACATTTCAGCGACGGAGCGTCTCGAGGGCATTCGCAAG TTTGCAGAGTATGGCCTGAGCCACTGGGGCAGCGACACGCTGGGTGTCAACCTGACTCGACGATTCCTCTGCGAGGCCCTGTCGTTCCAGCACCGCTACATCCCCATCGGTCTGCTCGAGCGCATGCCGCCGATGATCAACGAGCGCCCGCCGTCCTACAAGGGCCGCAACGAGCTGGAGACGCTACTGGCGTCGCCGTACGTGGGCGACTGGCTCAAGATTGCGGAGATGTTCCTGGGCCCACCTGACGAGAGCTTTACGTTCTCGCCAAAGCACAAGAGCAACGCGTAtggcagcgaggaggcgcagggATAG
- the rfc4 gene encoding Replication factor C subunit 4 — MATTAASSSSANTKSVAAKHADVDDYEMPWVEKYRPVYLDDIVGNTDTVERLKVIAEDGNMPHIIISGMPGIGKTTSIHCLAHALLGDAYREGVLELNASDERGIDVVRNKIKLFAQRKVTLPAGRHKIIILDEADSMTAGAQQALRRTMEIYSNTTRFALACNMSNKIIEPIQSRCAILRYSKLRDAEVLKRLKEICEVEKVKYNDEGLAALIFTAEGDMRQAINNLQSTWSGFGFVSQDNVFKICDQPHPIVVRAMIKACQKGDVDGALSRIHSLWEQGYSAVDIVTTIFRVVKGMEDLPEYTKLEFIREIGWTHMRILEGVGTIVQLGAMTARLSKLAIPPNLLKL, encoded by the exons atgGCCACAACGgcagcatcatcatcatcagcaAACACAAAGTCAGTGGCGGCAAAGcatgccgacgtcgacgactaTGAGATGCCTTG gGTCGAAAAGTACCGACCAGtgtacctcgacgacattgtcggcAACACGGACACGGTCGAGCGGCTCAAGGTGATTGCGGAGGATGGTAACATGCCGCATATCATCATCAGT GGAATGCCAGGTATCGGTAAAACCACCTCGATCCACTGTCTTGCGcatgccctcctcggcgacgcgtaCCGTGAGGGTGTGCTCGAGCTGAACGCGTCCGACGAGCGTGGTATCGACGTTGTGAGGAATAAGATCAAGCTGTTCGCCCAAAGGAAGGTGACGCTGCCGGCTGGGCGGCACAAGatcatcatcctcgacgaggcggattC GATGACGGCAGGTGCCCAGCAGGCCTTGCGACGAACCATGGAAATCTACTCCAACACGACTCGCTTCGCCCTCGCGTGCAACATGTCCAACAAGATTATCGAGCCAATCCAGTCGCGCTGCGCCATCCTGCGGTACAGTAAGCTGCGTGACGCCGAGGTTCTCAAGCGTCTCAAGGAGATCtgcgaggtcgagaaggtcaaatacaacgacgagggcctcgcggcgctcatctTCACGGCCGAGGGAGACATGCGCCAAGCGATCAACAACCTCCAGTCTACGTGGTCGGGCTTTGGGTTCGTGTCGCAGGACAACGTGTTCAAGATCTGCGACCAGCCGCACCCGATCGTCGTACGTGCCATGATCAAGGCGTGCCAGaagggcgacgtcgacggcgcgctctcgCGCATCCACTCGCTCTGGGAGCAAGGCTACAGCGCTGTCGACATTGTCACGACCATCTTCCGCGTCGTCAAGGGAATGGAGGACCTGCCCGAGTACACCAAGCTCGAGTTTATCAGG GAAATCGGATGGACGCACATGCGCATCCTCGAGGGCGTTGGAACCATCGTGCAGCTCGGTGCGATGACCGCGAGGTTGAGCAAGCTCGCGATCCCGCCCAACCTCCTCAAGTTGTAG
- the YPRB2_2 gene encoding putative protein in proB 3'region: MSLQTDTMTIPTYSTIAVTLDLSEASLAKLRKSFATVHYHPEGDVPKDVLADIDVWFTRWLGLPQWLEFKDIPNTKVVQLTSAGANHALHVPALESDAAKKQIAVCGASGIHVLTIPQYIIGQIVALYFNFQNSHYIARSEKRWVKRPELRYRPESASGFFIGAHSLRGRTVGLLGYGHIARETARLLQAFGAIVIAANSTGERKADDGYIIPGTGDVDGSIPKAFYSTADEASFGEFLSQSQILVASLPSTPATKWLLTKEHLAKLPKDALFINVGRGDLVHSEDLLASLDSKDGIVAAGLDVTDPEPLPDNHPLLSHPRALITPHTSSDSATYFDEATNLLLANVERLRAGGKPINRIDPVKGY; the protein is encoded by the exons ATGTCG CTCCAGACCGACACCATGACCATCCCCACCTACTCGACCATCGCAGTCACGCTCGACCTGTCCGaggcgtcgctcgccaagctgcgcaaGTCGTTCGCGACGGTGCACTACCACCCGGAGGGCGACGTGCCCAAGGATGTGCTGGCGGACATTGACGTGTGGTTCACGCGCTGGCTCGGCCTGCCCCAGTGGCTCGAGTTCAAGGACATTCCCAACACCAAGGTCGTGCAGCTGACTTCGG CCGGCGCCAACCACGCGCTCCACGTCCCGGCCCTCGAGTCGGACGCGGCGAAGAAACAGATCGCAGTGTGTGGAGCTTCGg gCATCCACGTCCTCACGATCCCGCAGTACATTATCGGCCAGATCGTTGCGC TCTACTTCAACTTCCAGAACTCGCACTACATTGccagg TCCGAAAAGCGCTGGGTCAAGCGCCCCGAGCTGCGCTACCGTCccgagtcggcctcgggcttTTTCATCGGCGCGCACTCTCTGCGCGGGCGCACggtcggcctgctcggctACGGGCACATTGCGCGCGAGACTGCGCGTCTTTTGCAGGCGTTCGGCGCGATTGTTATCGCTGCCAACTCGACcggcgagcgcaaggccgacgacgggtACATTATCCCCGGGacgggcgacgtcgacgggtCGATCCCCAAGGCGTTCTACTCTACCGCTGACGAGGCGAGCTTTGGCGAGTTCCTGTCCCAGTCGCAGATCCTCGTCGCGTCCCTCCCCTCCACGCCGGCGACAAAGTGGCTGCTCACGAaggagcacctcgccaagctccccAAGGACGCACTCTTCATCAACGTCGGCCGCGGAGACCTCGTCCACTCGGAAGACCTCCTCGCGTCCCTCGACTCCAAGGAcggcatcgtcgccgccggcctggaTGTTACCGACCCCGAGCCGCTGCCCGACAACCACCCCCTCCTGTCGCACCCCCGCGCGCTCATCACCCCCCACACGTCGTCAGACTCGGCGACCTACTTTGACGAGGCGACAAACCTCCTCCTTGCCAACGttgagcgcctgcgcgccggcggcaagcccATCAACCGTATCGACCCCGTCAAGGGCTACTAG